In one Gopherus evgoodei ecotype Sinaloan lineage chromosome 1, rGopEvg1_v1.p, whole genome shotgun sequence genomic region, the following are encoded:
- the IL2RB gene encoding interleukin-2 receptor subunit beta: MTGMKPSPPLLLCLWLSILLDVSLASRITQGPSNLTCFYDSRATLFCTWAPDRNHTKAPCRLDVFHNTDERNLTRSCEFPTMAPRRCELAFHKNIDCQVFTIVDSLLLTVSCQAGENGTIVIQQQKFRPWDNIQLRPPDNLQVVNTSDSTCNLTWRIPISSHYLNNRREFEVWCRDRTKPRETAMLLPIKQDQEWVRIENLLPDSEYEAEVRVKPNQYGVWSNWSKTLRWRTDRSDVIRGYSEPPLGDPQLTMPALVGTICTIFFVVIIVLIIISQPLKRLKKMLKIYIPDPDKFFPPLSTVHRGDVQKWLSSPFSTSLFSVSSISPEISELEIIQKEKQDSQLLLPKAFLTSGAPPETSGHSLTSCFTNQGYFFFHLPDSYEIEPCQVYFTYEPFARKSSGSEDGDSYGALPSPDLCMLEDNLPLFSSGFLHCIEANQGFQNSSFVGEISSTTNGLGALPEALLSPESSSPALEQDEKVNGNVTVLQLSESHQKPGMVFSDIPGLHDNNTIQITEEAGDAEPQISSTTTMADASSSSSQPMSLRQGQADDLHRTASSSQVPNTGAYLSLSELQSQYNNHHSV, translated from the exons ATGACAGGGATGAagccttctcctccccttctgcTTTGCCTCTGGCTGTCCATCCTTCTAGATGTTTCACTGGCATCAAGAATCACTCAGG GACCCTCAAATCTAACTTGTTTTTATGACTCACGGGCGACTCTCTTTTGCACCTGGGCTCCAGACAGGAATCACACAAAAGCACCATGCCGACTTGATGTTTTTCATAACACTGATGAGAG GAATCTAACGAGGAGCTGTGAATTTCCTACCATGGCACCCAGGAGATGTGAACTAGCCTTCCATAAAAACATTGAT TGTCAGGTCTTCACCATTGTAGACTCACTTCTCCTGACTGTGTCCTGCCAAGCTGGGGAAAACGGGACAATTGTGATACAACAGCAGAAATTCAGACCATGGGACAACA TACAGCTGAGGCCACCTGACAACCTCCAAGTGGTAAATACCAGCGACTCCACCTGCAACTTAACTTGGAGAATTCCTATTTCGTCTCACTACTTAAACAATAGACGGGAGTTTGAAGTGTGGTGCAGAGATCGCACAAAGCCCCGGGAG ACTGCCATGCTCCTCCCTATCAAGCAGGACCAGGAGTGGGTGAGGATTGAGAACCTTTTGCCTGACTCAGAGTATGAGGCTGAAGTTCGCGTGAAGCCAAACCAATATGGCGTGTGGAGCAACTGGAGCAAGACGCTCAGATGGAGGACAGATCGTAGTGATGTGATTCGTGGATATTCAG AACCTCCCCTGGGAGACCCCCAGCTTACGATGCCAGCCCTTGTGGGGACCATCTGCACCATCTTCTTCGTTGTCATCATTGTCTTGATCATTATCTCACAGCCATTGAAAAG GCTTAAGAAGATGCTGAAGATTTACATTCCTGACCCAGACAAGTTCTTTCCCCCGCTGAGCACTGTGCACAGAGGCGACGTTCAG AAGTGGCTCTCATCTCCATTTTCCACATCTCTCTTCAGTGTGAGCAGTATCTCCCCAGAAATCTCAGAGCTAGAGATAATTCAGAAGGAGAaacaggactcccagctcctccttCCCAAGGCCTTTCTCACCTCTGGTGCTCCCCCAGAAACCAGCGGGCACTCATTGACCAGCTGCTTCACCAACCAAGGCTACTTCTTTTTCCACCTCCCTGACTCCTATGAGATTGAGCCCTGCCAGGTGTATTTCACCTACGAGCCCTTCGCCCGGAAGAGCAGTGGCAGTGAAGATGGAGATTCCTATGGAGCACTCCCCTCCCCAGATCTCTGCATGTTGGAGGACAACCTGCCACTCTTCTCCTCCGGATTTCTTCATTGCATCGAAGCAAACCAAGGTTTCCAGAACAGTTCTTTTGTGGGAGAGATATCGAGCACAACCAATGGGCTTGGGGCACTTCCTGAGGCTCTTCTGTCACCCGAGAGCTCCTCCCCAGCATTGGAGCAGGATGAGAAGGTGAATGGAAATGTCACAGTTTTACAGCTCTCTGAATCCCATCAGAAGCCTGGCATGGTCTTCTCAGATATCCCAGGGCTGCATGACAACAATACCATTCAAATCACAGAAGAGGCTGGGGATGCAGAACCTCAAATCAGTTCCACTACTACTATGGCAGATGCAAGCTCTTCGTCTTCCCAGCCCATGTCTCTGAGGCAAGGTCAAGCTGATGATCTCCACAGGACTGCTTCCTCCAGCCAAGTCCCAAACACTGGGGCCTACCTATCTTTGAGTGAGCTCCAAAGCCAATACAACAACCATCATTCGGTCTAA